A single window of Nematostella vectensis chromosome 4, jaNemVect1.1, whole genome shotgun sequence DNA harbors:
- the LOC116603366 gene encoding uncharacterized protein LOC116603366 — translation MALKGMDRSLNSLNSKRNLKLPPIQGALPANTFGHATWTAHKPPSLTTQPARPVRTRIPRETISLNTQNIVCTARQPVQSRVNTATHRSSLAAYYDPNHVVKSVDVTLGHQFPKSYDVLPPIRNKPSNAERRSGERTSQNGVSPSEREGRHSGKSPGVASELLSERRRERQNRQKQKQSISSSEGSSEKTTAVSENGKDEKPEGKVKNSPTFLLFLKCTRFGRRGGVCVDNEGTLENVTEQLKEIFLRRNMEEMYLI, via the coding sequence ATGGCCTTAAAGGGGATGGATAGGTCGCTAAACTCATTGAATTCAAAGAGAAATCTAAAACTGCCGCCAATCCAGGGTGCTTTACCGGCTAATACATTTGGTCATGCGACATGGACTGCTCACAAACCGCCTTCTCTAACAACACAGCCTGCGAGGCCAGTAAGAACACGCATCCCTAGAGAAACAATCAGTTTGAACACCCAGAACATTGTATGTACAGCTCGGCAACCGGTGCAATCCCGTGTCAACACAGCTACTCACCGATCGAGTCTCGCCGCTTACTATGATCCGAATCATGTAGTCAAATCAGTAGACGTGACCCTAGGACATCAGTTTCCCAAGTCGTATGATGTTCTGCCTCCGATTAGGAATAAGCCGTCTAATGCAGAGCGACGATCGGGGGAAAGGACATCTCAAAATGGGGTATCACCCAGCGAGAGGGAAGGTAGACATTCGGGAAAGTCCCCTGGAGTAGCGAGCGAACTCTTGTCTGAGAGAAGGCGTGAGCGTCAGAATCGgcagaaacaaaaacaaagtatATCCTCGAGTGAAGGATCTTCTGAAAAAACTACTGCAGTTTCGGAGAACGGGAAAGATGAAAAACCTGAAGGGAAAGTTAAAAACAGCCCCActtttttactgtttttaaAATGCACCCGATTTGGACGCCGTGGTGGGGTATGTGTGGACAACGAAGGCACTCTAGAAAACGTAACCGAACAGCTGAAGGAGATTTTCTTGAGGAGAAATATGGAAGAGATGTATTTGATCTAA
- the LOC5519722 gene encoding protein LIAT1, whose product MPTNARKNSTSSPTDKSKRSKKKKKKDLSKSCVRKESNSGSDTACEERSSKKSHSRRGTSRSTKGRSSSGQEENSTDFRTSSTDGRSTSSSAENFISPHCTNSSSDLDNKRLNTNERQTTPERATNESLRWDNTLDDPNAEEERIRVYKMNRRKRYMASLQMSEDTGSSVYA is encoded by the exons ATGCCTACAAATGCCAGGAAAAACAGCACGTCGTCGCCAACAGACAAATCGAAAAGgtcaaagaagaaaaagaaaaaggatttATCGAAATCATGTGTAAGGAAGGAGTCAAACTCGGGTTCCGACACAGCATGCGAAG AGCGCTCTAGTAAAAAATCTCATTCGCGTAGAGGTACTAGCAGATCAACAAAGGGACGCTCGTCTTCGGGGCAGGAAGAAAACTCTACGGATTTTCGTACAAGCAGTACAGATGGACGAAGCACTAGTAGTAGCGCCGAAAACTTTATATCGCCACATTGTACAAACTCTTCGTCGGATTTAGACAACAAAAGACTTAACACAAATGAAAGACAAACCACACCAGAGAGGGCTACAAACGAAAGTCTTCGGTGGGACAATACTCTTGACGACCCCAACGCCGAGGAAGAGAGAATTCGCGTCTACAAAATGAACCGTAGAAAAAGGTACATGGCGAGCCTGCAAATGTCGGAGGATACCGGGAGCTCGGTGTATGCGTGA
- the LOC5519724 gene encoding uncharacterized protein LOC5519724: MEPFNQGKEASVVKAMRTLKIKDSKLASVILKDNVVEESKLGNELEMIAHFKGKQQRKIDCEKERFLARYKRRMLRKSHSSSSFFEPENQRTCLFPPIKPGRVCLASRRDIVKTNSAPNYTRRSRHRLTESRVNKAQECYDTEIFTKSRVDNTQENECTVDKDFERQGTERPAERENKINEHQGGEIAESLLMKSSEKCNGATGNYNNDECLTTSSKPSKTALKRWKKAVEKTMVSQSRTSDGLPVNSGNGTKDPRFVQLVRQLVPTLEYGQSLKYTEKDLLDKKKNDTRDEKAFRDKQKTQNANQTLFKLAQQAQLYKAKLSTDASLDGTGATEDT, from the coding sequence ATGGAGCCTTTCAATCAAGGAAAAGAGGCATCGGTGGTTAAAGCGATGAGAACACTCAAGATTAAAGACAGCAAACTCGCCAGCGTGATTCTAAAGGATAATGTTGTTGAAGAGTCAAAACTCGGAAACGAGCTTGAAATGATTGCGCATTTTAAGGGAAAGCAGCAGCGGAAGATAGATTGCGAAAAGGAACGCTTTCTCGCTAGGTATAAGCGAAGAATGTTGCGTAAAAGTCATTCGTCGTCATCTTTTTTCGAGCCTGAAAACCAACGGACATGCTTATTTCCTCCTATTAAACCAGGCCGAGTTTGCCTTGCCTCTAGACGAGATATTGTTAAAACAAACTCGGCACCGAACTATACGAGACGTTCACGACACAGACTCACAGAATCTCGAGTAAACAAAGCTCAGGAATGTTATGACACTGAGATATTTACAAAGTCTCGAGTAGACAACACTCAAGAAAATGAGTGTACAGTTGACAAGGATTTTGAAAGGCAGGGAACAGAACGTCCTGCGGAACGAGAAAACAAAATCAATGAACATCAAGGGGGAGAGATTGCAGAGTCTCTTCTAATGAAGTCGTCGGAAAAGTGCAACGGGGCAACAGGAAATTATAACAATGATGAGTGTTTGACAACAAGTTCTAAACCATCTAAAACAGCACTCAAAAGATGGAAGAAAGCTGTAGAGAAAACAATGGTCAGTCAAAGTAGAACATCAGATGGACTTCCTGTGAATTCTGGAAATGGTACAAAAGATCCTCGCTTTGTCCAGTTAGTAAGGCAGCTTGTTCCAACCTTGGAGTACGGCCAATCACTGAAATACACCGAAAAGGACTTGttagataaaaagaaaaatgatacTAGGGACGAGAAAGCGTTTAGGGACAAACAAAAGACGCAGAATGCAAACCAGACGCTTTTCAAGCTTGCTCAGCAGGCACAATTGTACAAGGCGAAACTTTCAACGGACGCTAGTCTTGATGGAACAGGAGCCACTGAAGACACGTAA
- the LOC5519630 gene encoding mitochondrial import inner membrane translocase subunit Tim10, translating to MDPAKAQMVADLEIEMMTDLYNRLTVACQKKCISPKYKEGDLTKGESVCLDRCVAKYLEIHERIGKKLTSMSMQDEKLMNQLQGQKTGN from the exons ATGGACCCCGCGAAGGCTCAGATGGTCGCAGACCTTGAGATTGAAATGATGACAGACTTGTACAACAG GCTTACTGTTGCTTGTCAAAAGAAGTGCATTTCTCCCAAGTACAAGGAAGGAGACCTCACAAAGGGTGAATCTGTCTGTTTGGACAGATGTGTCGCCAAGTATCTGGAAATTCATGAGAGAATCGGCAAGAAACTGACTTCAATGTCCATGCAAGATGAGAAACTTATGAACCAATTACAAGGACAGAAAACAGGGAACTGA